In Achromobacter spanius, the following proteins share a genomic window:
- a CDS encoding LysR family transcriptional regulator: MDWTHRLRLRNLKMLLSLAQTRNISHSAAMLNTTQPGLSKWLKDLEDDIGLPLFERHARGLRPTPHGDVLIAHAQRLEAQLDRAGADMAALREGGGGRVVIGASGASASDTVPLAVMKLLERMPQARVKLVEGTTDRLLAQLAQGDLDIVVGRSAPEHHDPAIRFEALYLEPIHLVARPRHPLFTIEQPTWPDLLSYRWILWPKGTPIRNAVDAALAAAGQAPPADHVESNSVTINLTLINNSDMIGVASHRAALRFSQMRAMRIIPVRLSGFGSVAMYWREDAFRPLAVQEAMAALRNTVAEHAPGVTRL, translated from the coding sequence ATGGACTGGACCCACCGCCTGCGGCTGCGCAATCTGAAGATGCTGTTGAGCTTGGCGCAGACCCGCAACATCAGCCATTCGGCGGCAATGCTGAACACCACGCAGCCCGGCCTGTCGAAGTGGCTGAAAGACCTGGAAGACGATATCGGGCTGCCGCTGTTTGAACGACATGCGCGCGGCTTGCGTCCCACGCCGCATGGCGATGTGCTGATCGCGCACGCGCAGCGGCTGGAGGCGCAACTGGACCGTGCGGGCGCCGACATGGCCGCGCTGCGCGAAGGGGGTGGCGGCCGCGTGGTGATCGGCGCATCCGGCGCGTCGGCCTCCGATACGGTGCCGCTGGCGGTGATGAAGCTGTTGGAACGCATGCCGCAAGCGCGCGTCAAGCTGGTGGAAGGCACCACCGACCGGCTGCTGGCGCAACTGGCGCAAGGCGATCTGGATATCGTGGTGGGCCGCTCGGCGCCTGAACACCACGACCCCGCCATTCGCTTTGAAGCGCTGTACCTGGAACCGATCCACTTGGTGGCGCGGCCGCGTCATCCGCTGTTCACGATTGAACAGCCGACGTGGCCGGATCTGTTGTCGTATCGATGGATTTTGTGGCCCAAGGGCACGCCGATCCGCAACGCGGTGGATGCCGCGCTGGCGGCGGCGGGGCAAGCGCCGCCGGCTGATCACGTGGAATCAAATTCGGTCACGATCAACCTCACGCTGATCAATAACAGCGACATGATCGGCGTTGCCTCGCATCGCGCCGCGCTGCGCTTTTCGCAGATGCGGGCGATGCGGATCATTCCGGTGCGGCTGTCGGGCTTTGGATCGGTGGCGATGTACTGGCGCGAAGATGCGTTCCGGCCGCTGGCGGTGCAAGAGGCCATGGCGGCGCTGCGCAACACGGTGGCGGAACACGCGCCGGGCGTGACGAGGCTGTGA
- a CDS encoding efflux transporter outer membrane subunit: protein MIQRLTRGSALLAVLLVLAGCAVGPTYEKPSAASPAAFKEAALPASEAGTWKPAEPSEDALRGAWWKVFGDEGLNQLEEEAQQANQNLQAAAARLAQSRALQREARAGFFPTLDAAFGPNRQRPSAVSQGLPDGTSTSPVTTWRAQGAVSYEADLFGRVASTADAATADAQQSEALYRSVLLALQADVASTYFLVREQDAESQLYHQTVKLRTDTLQLIQRRFDAGDISELDLARAKSELASAQSEALGIDRRRAAAEHALAVLLGRAPSDFTMPPQPIEKVALSIPAGLPSTLLERRPDIAAAERAMAAANARVGAAKSAFFPRLDITGAFGYESSDLGNLFQWSSRTFLLGPLVGAALSMPIFDGGRRQAGLDRARAVYEEDVAVYRQTVLNAFREVEDNLANLRILADQTKAQDAAVEASARAAMLSHTQYREGSISYLDVIEADRSVLLQQRVAVQLSGEQARSAVALIRAIGGGWDNPVPPDTVAAR, encoded by the coding sequence ATGATCCAAAGACTGACCCGCGGTTCCGCCCTGCTTGCCGTCCTGCTCGTGCTGGCCGGCTGCGCGGTGGGCCCCACCTACGAAAAGCCATCCGCCGCTTCCCCGGCGGCGTTCAAGGAAGCGGCCTTGCCCGCGTCTGAAGCCGGCACCTGGAAGCCCGCCGAACCGTCGGAAGACGCGCTGCGCGGCGCCTGGTGGAAGGTGTTCGGCGACGAAGGCCTGAACCAGTTGGAAGAAGAAGCGCAGCAGGCCAACCAGAACCTGCAAGCCGCCGCCGCCCGCCTGGCGCAGTCGCGCGCGCTGCAACGCGAAGCCCGCGCCGGCTTTTTCCCAACGCTGGACGCGGCCTTTGGCCCGAACCGCCAGCGCCCGTCGGCCGTGTCGCAAGGCCTGCCCGACGGCACGTCCACCAGCCCGGTGACGACGTGGCGCGCGCAAGGCGCCGTGTCGTATGAAGCCGACCTGTTCGGCCGTGTGGCCTCCACCGCGGACGCCGCCACCGCCGACGCCCAACAAAGCGAGGCGCTGTACCGGTCGGTGCTGCTGGCCTTGCAGGCCGACGTGGCCTCGACCTACTTCCTGGTCCGCGAGCAGGACGCCGAATCGCAGCTTTACCATCAGACGGTCAAGCTGCGCACCGACACGCTGCAATTGATCCAGCGCCGTTTCGACGCCGGCGACATCAGCGAACTGGACCTGGCCCGCGCCAAGTCCGAGCTGGCCTCGGCGCAGTCGGAAGCGCTGGGCATCGACCGCCGCCGCGCCGCCGCCGAACACGCGCTGGCCGTGCTGCTGGGCCGCGCGCCGTCTGACTTCACGATGCCGCCGCAGCCGATTGAAAAGGTGGCGCTGTCGATTCCCGCAGGCTTGCCGTCCACCTTGCTGGAACGCCGCCCCGACATCGCCGCCGCCGAACGCGCCATGGCCGCCGCCAATGCCCGCGTCGGCGCGGCCAAGTCCGCGTTCTTCCCGCGCCTGGACATCACCGGCGCCTTTGGCTACGAGTCGTCCGACCTGGGCAACCTGTTCCAGTGGTCCAGCCGCACGTTCCTGCTGGGCCCGCTGGTGGGCGCCGCGCTGTCGATGCCGATCTTCGACGGCGGCCGCCGCCAGGCCGGCCTGGACCGCGCCCGCGCCGTGTATGAAGAGGACGTTGCCGTGTATCGCCAGACGGTGCTGAATGCCTTCCGCGAGGTCGAAGACAATTTGGCCAACCTGCGCATCCTGGCCGACCAGACCAAGGCGCAAGACGCCGCTGTCGAAGCCTCGGCCCGCGCCGCGATGCTGTCGCACACGCAATATCGCGAAGGCAGCATCAGCTACCTGGACGTGATCGAAGCCGACCGCAGCGTACTGTTGCAGCAACGCGTTGCCGTGCAGTTAAGCGGCGAACAGGCACGCTCGGCGGTAGCCCTGATCCGCGCCATCGGCGGCGGCTGGGACAACCCCGTCCCGCCAGATACGGTAGCGGCCCGGTAG
- a CDS encoding AI-2E family transporter encodes MQPVLPAYLIARWLLLLVLLAGVYFLSGFLVPALAAMIIGLASWPLYRRLVVRCGGRTAIAATLALLMVIVVLIVPMSFALSYAIKEASTFFAWAIAANRHGVAVPNWISSLPVFGERLGQYWESYIGQPHALGELVEAVSGEHLGNIYRMVLAATGNVFQLLLTVLFMLITLFFVYKDGVRMVAQLDVLGERILPARWQRFSRVVPATINSTVTGMGLIALGEGLVLGIAYWVAGVPSPVLLGVVTGFMALIPGGAPLSFTLVSLYLVGSGHLVAGIALMVWGSVELFIVDKTLRPRLVGGPVKLPFLPTFFGLVGGVKTMGIVGLFVGPVLMALLVAVWREWVHHEVQELDAGRSQRPLPPQVEKTPSA; translated from the coding sequence ATGCAGCCTGTACTTCCCGCTTACCTGATCGCCCGTTGGCTGCTGCTGCTTGTGCTGTTGGCTGGGGTGTACTTCCTTAGCGGCTTCCTCGTCCCCGCCCTGGCGGCAATGATTATCGGCCTGGCCAGTTGGCCTTTGTACCGGCGCCTGGTCGTGCGCTGTGGCGGCCGCACGGCGATAGCGGCTACCTTGGCCTTGCTGATGGTCATCGTGGTGCTGATCGTGCCGATGTCATTCGCGCTGTCCTACGCCATCAAGGAAGCCAGCACCTTCTTCGCCTGGGCCATCGCGGCCAACCGCCACGGGGTGGCGGTGCCCAACTGGATCTCGTCCTTGCCGGTCTTTGGCGAACGCCTGGGGCAGTACTGGGAATCCTATATTGGTCAGCCGCATGCGCTGGGCGAACTGGTCGAGGCGGTCAGCGGCGAGCACCTGGGCAACATCTACCGCATGGTGCTGGCGGCCACGGGCAACGTGTTCCAGCTTCTGCTGACCGTATTGTTCATGCTGATTACGCTGTTCTTCGTCTACAAGGACGGCGTGCGCATGGTGGCGCAGTTGGACGTTCTGGGCGAACGCATCCTGCCGGCCCGCTGGCAGCGTTTTTCGCGCGTGGTGCCGGCCACCATCAATTCCACCGTCACCGGAATGGGCCTGATCGCCTTGGGCGAAGGCCTGGTGCTGGGCATTGCGTACTGGGTGGCGGGCGTGCCGTCGCCGGTGCTGCTGGGCGTGGTCACCGGCTTCATGGCCCTGATACCGGGCGGCGCACCGCTGTCGTTCACGCTGGTGTCGTTGTATCTGGTGGGCTCCGGGCACCTGGTTGCGGGCATCGCGCTGATGGTGTGGGGCAGTGTCGAACTGTTCATCGTCGATAAAACGCTGCGCCCGCGCCTGGTGGGCGGCCCGGTCAAACTGCCGTTCCTGCCGACCTTCTTCGGGCTGGTGGGCGGCGTGAAGACGATGGGTATCGTCGGCTTGTTCGTGGGCCCGGTGTTGATGGCGCTGCTGGTGGCCGTGTGGCGTGAATGGGTCCACCACGAGGTCCAGGAACTGGACGCCGGGCGATCCCAACGGCCCTTGCCGCCCCAGGTTGAAAAAACCCCGTCCGCCTGA
- a CDS encoding LysR family transcriptional regulator, whose amino-acid sequence MDRFQAMQVFVRVVDANSFTRAADSLSLPRTTVTTIIQNLERLLGVRLLNRTTRRIGLTPDGAGYYQHCVRILADVEETEACFQEAALRLKGRLRIDVPTCIGRLILIPSLCDFHDKYPDVELVLGLGDRPVDMVQEAVDCVIRAGDLEDSSLVARRIGTLQTVTCASPTYVARHGMPQTIESLRDHHAVHYFMSRTGRNCAWDFKVDGKHQEVDMKGTVAVNEAGAYLDCGLKGFGLIQVARYMALPHLQSGELIEILPQWKPSSTPISVLYPQSRQLSPKVRAFTDWVAELFAGCPLLSGRDETDPAAASCGVYQRQLGMPSAMTMGAPAAQPRAEPVLAQTPPRRRSPREEAAEYAL is encoded by the coding sequence ATGGACCGTTTTCAGGCTATGCAGGTGTTTGTGCGCGTCGTGGACGCCAATAGCTTCACGCGGGCGGCCGACAGCCTCTCGCTACCGCGCACCACCGTCACCACCATCATCCAGAACCTCGAACGCCTGCTGGGCGTGCGCCTGCTCAACCGCACCACGCGCCGTATCGGCCTGACGCCGGACGGCGCGGGCTATTACCAGCATTGCGTGCGCATCCTGGCCGACGTCGAAGAAACCGAGGCCTGCTTCCAGGAAGCGGCGCTGCGCCTGAAAGGGCGGCTGCGCATCGACGTGCCGACCTGCATCGGGCGGCTGATCCTGATTCCCTCATTGTGTGATTTCCACGACAAATACCCCGACGTCGAGCTGGTGCTAGGCCTGGGCGACCGCCCCGTGGATATGGTGCAAGAGGCCGTGGACTGCGTGATCCGCGCGGGCGACCTGGAAGATTCAAGCCTGGTGGCGCGCCGTATCGGCACCCTGCAGACGGTTACCTGCGCGTCGCCCACCTATGTGGCGCGCCATGGCATGCCGCAAACCATCGAATCGCTGCGCGATCATCACGCCGTGCACTACTTCATGAGCCGCACGGGTCGCAACTGCGCCTGGGATTTCAAGGTGGACGGCAAGCACCAGGAAGTGGACATGAAGGGCACGGTGGCGGTGAATGAAGCCGGCGCCTATCTGGATTGCGGCTTGAAGGGATTCGGCCTGATCCAAGTGGCCCGCTATATGGCCTTGCCTCACTTGCAATCGGGCGAACTGATCGAGATCCTGCCGCAGTGGAAGCCTAGCTCCACCCCCATTTCGGTGCTGTATCCGCAAAGCCGGCAGTTGTCGCCCAAGGTGCGCGCCTTTACCGATTGGGTGGCGGAATTGTTCGCCGGATGCCCGCTGCTTAGCGGCCGGGATGAAACCGACCCGGCGGCAGCCAGTTGCGGCGTTTACCAGCGTCAACTGGGCATGCCCAGCGCCATGACGATGGGTGCGCCCGCGGCTCAGCCCCGGGCCGAACCTGTTTTGGCCCAAACCCCGCCGCGCCGTCGCAGCCCGCGTGAAGAGGCGGCCGAGTACGCGCTGTAA
- the gtdA gene encoding gentisate 1,2-dioxygenase, with product MPDGHTTGAERSTDRSADRSNYYARIAKKHMAPLWESLHNLVPRQPAPRCVPAIWKYDDVRDDVMASGSLITAEEAVRRVLILENPGLPGQASITQSLYAGLQLILPGEVAPSHRHTQSALRFIVEGRGAYTAVNGERTTMHPGDFIITPSWTWHDHGNAETVEGGEPVVWLDGLDIPLLRFLDAGFAENYPQAAQPVTRPEGDSMARFGHNMAPVRHQVSSGTSPIFNYPYERSREALDALYRHGELDAWDGVKLRYLNPATGGYPMPTMATFMQFLPAGFQGRPYRSTDSTVYSVVEGRGIARIGEEEFHFGPRDVFVAPSWLPVQLAALDDATLFSYSDRPVQDALGVWREERAG from the coding sequence ATGCCCGACGGCCACACCACCGGCGCGGAGCGCAGCACTGACCGCAGCGCCGACCGCAGCAACTACTACGCCCGCATCGCCAAGAAACACATGGCTCCGCTCTGGGAGTCATTGCATAACCTGGTGCCCCGCCAGCCCGCCCCACGCTGCGTGCCCGCCATCTGGAAGTACGACGACGTGCGCGACGACGTCATGGCGTCCGGCTCGCTGATTACCGCCGAGGAAGCCGTGCGGCGCGTGCTGATCCTGGAAAACCCCGGCCTGCCCGGCCAGGCCAGCATCACCCAAAGCCTGTACGCGGGCCTGCAACTGATCCTGCCCGGCGAAGTGGCGCCCAGCCACCGCCACACGCAATCGGCGCTGCGCTTCATCGTCGAAGGCCGGGGCGCGTACACCGCCGTCAACGGCGAGCGCACCACCATGCATCCGGGCGACTTCATCATCACGCCGTCGTGGACCTGGCATGACCACGGCAATGCCGAAACCGTCGAAGGCGGCGAGCCCGTCGTCTGGCTGGACGGCCTGGACATTCCCTTGCTGCGCTTTCTGGATGCCGGCTTTGCCGAGAACTATCCGCAAGCCGCCCAACCGGTGACCCGCCCGGAAGGCGACAGCATGGCGCGCTTTGGCCACAACATGGCGCCCGTGCGCCATCAGGTATCCAGCGGCACCTCGCCCATCTTCAACTACCCCTATGAGCGCAGCCGCGAGGCACTGGACGCGCTCTACCGGCACGGCGAACTGGACGCGTGGGACGGCGTGAAGCTGCGCTACCTGAACCCGGCCACGGGCGGTTACCCGATGCCCACCATGGCCACCTTCATGCAGTTTCTGCCTGCCGGATTTCAGGGCAGGCCCTATCGCAGCACCGACTCTACGGTCTACAGCGTGGTGGAAGGCCGGGGCATCGCGCGCATTGGCGAAGAGGAATTCCACTTCGGCCCGCGCGACGTCTTCGTGGCGCCGTCGTGGCTGCCCGTGCAACTGGCCGCGCTGGACGACGCCACCCTGTTCAGCTATTCCGACCGCCCCGTGCAGGACGCGCTGGGCGTATGGCGCGAAGAGCGCGCGGGCTGA
- a CDS encoding efflux RND transporter permease subunit, which translates to MNISKFFIDRPIFAGVLSILVLLAGLLAMFQLPISEYPEVVPPSVVVRAQYPGANPKVIAETVASPLEESINGVEDMLYMQSQANSDGNLTLTVNFKLGVDPDKAQQLVQNRVSQALPRLPPDVQRLGVTTAKSSPTLTLVVHLISPNDRYDITYLRNYAILNIKDRLARITGVGEVTVWGSGNYSMRIWLDPQKVAQRGMTASEVVAAIREQNVQVAAGVIGASPTQGDVPLQLNVNARGRLQTEEEFRGIILKTSPDGAVTYLSDVARVELDAQEYGLRSLLDNKQAVGMGIMQSPGANALDVSSQVRAAMAELAQDFPPGVEYRIEYDPTQFVRSSIEAVVHTLLEAIALVVLVVILFLQTWRASIIPLLAVPVSIVGTFALLLVFGYSINALSLFGMVLAIGIVVDDAIVVVENVERNIAAGLSPRDATYRAMREVSGPIIAIALTLCAVFVPLAFMTGLTGQFYKQFAMTIAISTVISAFNSLTLSPALSALLLKSHHDKPDWLTRGMNRVFGRFFNWFNNMFGRASESYGTGVSNVIRRKAGAMGVYAVLVAATIGVSYLVPGGFVPAQDKQYLIGFTQLPNGASLDRTEAVIRRMSDIALKEPGVQSAIAFPGLSINGFTNSSSAGIVFVTLKPFGERKSAELSGDAIAASLNQKFAAIQDSFIAVFPPPPVMGLGTLGGFKLQLEDRAALGYAELDKAKQAFLAKARETPELGPAFSSYEINVPQLDVDLDRVKAKQLGVPVTEVFDTMQIYLGSMYVNDFNRFGRVFQVRAQADAQFRAHADDILQLKTRNAAGDMVPLSSLVTVNQTFGPEMVVRYNGYTAADINGGPAPGYSSDQAQAAAERVAAETLPRGVKFEWTDLTYQQILAGNAGLWVFPISVLLVFLVLAALYESLTLPLAVILIVPMSILAALTGVYLTGNDNNIFTQIGLMVLVGLSAKNAILIVEFARELEMSGRTPLEAAIEASRLRLRPILMTSIAFIMGVVPLVLSSGAGSEMRHAMGVAVFFGMLGVTLFGLFLTPVFYVLLRSLGGKPLHSAAPHEAPECAPHIDTNAPPATQPHA; encoded by the coding sequence ATGAATATCTCAAAGTTCTTCATCGACCGGCCGATCTTCGCCGGTGTGCTGTCCATCCTGGTGCTGTTGGCGGGCCTCTTGGCCATGTTCCAACTGCCCATTTCCGAATACCCGGAAGTCGTGCCGCCGTCGGTGGTGGTGCGCGCGCAGTACCCGGGCGCCAACCCCAAGGTCATCGCCGAGACCGTTGCGTCGCCGCTGGAAGAATCCATCAACGGCGTCGAAGACATGCTGTACATGCAGTCGCAGGCCAACAGCGACGGCAACCTGACGCTGACGGTCAACTTCAAGCTGGGTGTGGACCCGGACAAGGCGCAGCAACTGGTGCAGAACCGCGTGTCGCAAGCGCTGCCACGCCTGCCGCCGGACGTGCAGCGCCTGGGCGTGACCACGGCCAAGAGTTCGCCCACGCTGACGCTGGTGGTGCACCTGATCTCGCCGAACGACCGCTACGACATCACCTACCTGCGCAACTACGCGATCCTGAACATCAAGGACCGCCTGGCCCGCATCACGGGCGTGGGTGAAGTCACGGTGTGGGGTTCGGGCAATTACTCGATGCGCATCTGGCTGGACCCGCAAAAGGTGGCGCAGCGCGGCATGACCGCGTCGGAAGTCGTGGCCGCCATCCGCGAACAGAACGTGCAGGTGGCCGCCGGCGTGATCGGCGCATCGCCCACGCAAGGCGATGTGCCGCTGCAACTGAACGTGAATGCGCGCGGCCGCCTGCAAACCGAGGAAGAATTCCGCGGCATCATCCTGAAGACCTCGCCCGATGGCGCCGTGACCTATCTGTCCGACGTCGCCCGCGTGGAACTGGACGCCCAGGAATACGGCCTGCGTTCGCTGCTGGACAACAAGCAGGCGGTGGGCATGGGCATCATGCAGTCGCCGGGCGCCAACGCCTTGGACGTGTCGTCCCAGGTGCGCGCCGCCATGGCCGAGCTGGCGCAAGACTTCCCGCCCGGCGTGGAATACCGCATCGAATACGACCCCACGCAGTTCGTGCGGTCCAGTATCGAAGCCGTGGTGCACACGTTGCTGGAAGCCATTGCACTGGTGGTGCTGGTGGTGATCCTGTTCCTGCAAACCTGGCGCGCGTCGATCATTCCGCTGCTGGCCGTGCCCGTTTCCATCGTGGGTACGTTCGCGCTGCTGCTGGTGTTCGGCTATTCCATCAACGCGCTCTCGCTCTTCGGGATGGTGCTTGCCATCGGGATCGTGGTGGACGATGCGATCGTGGTGGTGGAAAACGTGGAACGCAATATCGCGGCGGGCTTGAGTCCACGCGACGCGACGTATCGGGCCATGCGTGAAGTCAGCGGCCCCATCATCGCCATCGCGCTGACGCTGTGCGCCGTGTTCGTGCCGCTGGCCTTCATGACGGGTCTGACCGGCCAGTTCTACAAACAGTTCGCCATGACCATCGCCATTTCGACGGTGATCTCGGCCTTCAACTCGCTGACCCTGTCGCCCGCGCTGTCGGCCCTGCTGCTGAAAAGCCATCACGACAAGCCGGACTGGCTGACCCGTGGCATGAACCGCGTCTTCGGCCGCTTCTTCAACTGGTTCAACAACATGTTCGGCCGCGCGTCCGAGTCCTACGGCACGGGCGTGTCCAACGTGATCCGCCGCAAGGCGGGCGCCATGGGCGTGTACGCGGTGCTGGTGGCCGCGACGATTGGCGTGTCGTACCTGGTGCCCGGCGGCTTCGTGCCCGCGCAGGACAAGCAGTACCTGATCGGCTTCACGCAGTTGCCCAACGGCGCGTCGCTGGACCGCACGGAAGCGGTGATCCGCCGCATGAGCGACATCGCTTTGAAGGAACCCGGCGTGCAATCGGCCATCGCGTTCCCCGGCCTGTCGATCAACGGCTTCACCAACAGTTCCAGCGCCGGCATCGTGTTCGTCACGCTCAAGCCCTTTGGTGAACGCAAGAGCGCCGAGCTTTCCGGCGACGCCATTGCCGCATCGCTGAACCAGAAGTTTGCCGCCATCCAGGACTCGTTCATTGCCGTGTTCCCGCCTCCGCCCGTGATGGGCCTGGGCACGCTGGGCGGCTTCAAGCTGCAACTGGAAGACCGCGCGGCACTGGGCTATGCCGAACTGGACAAGGCCAAGCAGGCCTTCCTGGCAAAGGCGCGTGAAACGCCTGAACTGGGCCCGGCGTTCTCCAGCTATGAAATCAACGTGCCGCAATTGGATGTGGACCTGGACCGCGTGAAGGCCAAGCAGTTGGGTGTGCCGGTGACGGAAGTGTTCGACACCATGCAGATCTACCTGGGCTCGATGTACGTGAACGACTTCAACCGTTTCGGCCGCGTGTTCCAGGTGCGGGCGCAAGCCGACGCCCAGTTCCGCGCGCATGCCGACGACATCCTGCAACTGAAGACCCGCAACGCGGCGGGCGACATGGTGCCGCTGTCGTCCTTGGTGACGGTCAACCAAACGTTCGGCCCGGAAATGGTGGTGCGCTACAACGGCTACACCGCCGCCGACATCAACGGCGGCCCGGCGCCCGGCTACTCGTCTGACCAGGCGCAAGCCGCGGCGGAACGCGTCGCCGCCGAAACGCTGCCGCGTGGCGTGAAGTTCGAATGGACCGACCTGACGTATCAGCAAATCCTGGCGGGCAATGCCGGCTTGTGGGTCTTCCCCATCAGCGTGCTGTTGGTGTTCCTGGTGCTGGCCGCGCTGTACGAAAGCCTGACCTTGCCGCTGGCCGTGATCCTGATCGTGCCGATGAGCATCCTGGCTGCGCTGACGGGTGTGTACCTGACGGGCAACGACAACAACATCTTCACGCAGATCGGCTTGATGGTGCTGGTGGGCTTGTCAGCGAAGAACGCGATTCTGATCGTGGAGTTCGCCCGAGAGCTTGAGATGAGTGGCCGCACGCCGCTGGAAGCCGCGATTGAAGCCAGCCGCCTGCGTCTGCGCCCGATCTTGATGACCTCCATCGCCTTCATCATGGGTGTGGTGCCGCTGGTGCTGTCGTCGGGCGCCGGTTCGGAAATGCGCCATGCCATGGGGGTGGCCGTGTTCTTCGGGATGTTGGGCGTGACCTTGTTCGGCCTGTTCCTGACGCCGGTGTTCTACGTGTTGCTGCGTTCGCTGGGCGGCAAGCCGCTGCATTCGGCGGCTCCGCATGAAGCGCCGGAGTGCGCGCCGCACATCGACACGAACGCGCCGCCCGCCACGCAGCCCCACGCTTAA
- a CDS encoding efflux RND transporter periplasmic adaptor subunit yields the protein MVSRNRIALLVVFAAVLAAGGGYALTRGPAGGNVAMAQGAPAAPPVEVAEVINKTIVDWQRYSGRLEAIDRVDIRPLVSGTLTKVHFQDGSIVKKGDVLFTIDPRPYKAEVDRAAAALTAARARASYTAADLARGQRLLKDNAIARRDFEEKQNASREAAANLQGAQAALDYAKLNLGYTSIEAPVDGRVSRAEVTEGNVVAAGAGSVPLTTLVSVSKMYASFDVDEQTFLKYVNPARNGKAGSVPVELGLANEEGYSRTGVVQSVDNRLDATSGTIRVRAEFDNADGSLLPGLYARVRLGGSEPRSAVLIDEKAIGTDQDKRYVLVLDDKNHAVYRQVKLGANQEGLRVVDSGLAVGDRIVVNGLQRIRPGDAVTPTVVPMVAAKRAPVQTAAAQVQ from the coding sequence ATGGTTTCGCGTAATCGTATTGCTTTGCTCGTTGTTTTTGCTGCCGTGCTGGCGGCCGGAGGCGGCTACGCCCTGACCCGCGGCCCCGCCGGCGGCAATGTCGCCATGGCCCAGGGCGCCCCGGCGGCCCCGCCCGTGGAAGTGGCTGAAGTGATCAACAAGACCATCGTGGACTGGCAGCGCTATTCCGGCCGCCTGGAAGCCATCGACCGCGTCGACATCCGCCCGCTGGTGTCCGGCACCCTGACCAAAGTGCATTTCCAGGACGGCAGCATCGTCAAGAAGGGTGACGTGCTCTTCACCATCGACCCGCGTCCGTACAAGGCCGAGGTGGACCGCGCCGCCGCCGCCCTGACTGCCGCCCGCGCCCGCGCGTCCTACACCGCCGCCGATCTTGCGCGCGGCCAGCGCCTCTTGAAAGACAACGCCATCGCCCGCCGCGATTTCGAGGAAAAGCAGAACGCCTCGCGCGAAGCCGCCGCCAACCTGCAAGGCGCGCAGGCCGCGCTGGACTACGCCAAGCTGAACCTGGGCTACACCAGCATCGAAGCGCCGGTTGACGGCCGCGTGTCGCGCGCCGAAGTCACCGAGGGCAACGTGGTGGCCGCCGGCGCCGGTTCGGTGCCGCTGACCACCTTGGTGTCGGTGTCGAAGATGTACGCATCGTTCGACGTGGACGAACAAACCTTCCTGAAGTACGTCAACCCCGCCCGCAATGGCAAGGCCGGCTCGGTGCCGGTTGAGCTGGGCCTGGCGAACGAAGAAGGCTATTCGCGCACGGGCGTGGTGCAGTCGGTGGACAACCGCCTGGATGCCACCTCGGGCACGATCCGCGTGCGCGCCGAGTTCGACAACGCCGACGGCTCGCTCTTGCCTGGTTTGTATGCCCGCGTGCGCCTGGGCGGCAGCGAGCCCCGTTCCGCCGTGCTGATCGATGAAAAAGCCATCGGCACCGACCAGGATAAGCGCTACGTGCTGGTGCTGGACGACAAGAACCACGCCGTCTACCGCCAGGTGAAGCTGGGCGCCAACCAGGAAGGCCTGCGCGTGGTGGATTCCGGCCTTGCCGTCGGTGACCGCATTGTCGTCAACGGCCTGCAACGCATCCGTCCCGGCGACGCCGTGACCCCCACTGTCGTGCCCATGGTCGCCGCCAAGCGCGCGCCGGTGCAGACCGCCGCGGCCCAAGTCCAGTAA